The sequence AGGTACTGTAAACTTGCTGTGCTGAACTATTTACTTTTTCTGTCCACATTTAATCATCCATAaaacaagatacagtagatgttatgttaaACATGCCCTCCAGTGAACTTAATGAAAACATTTTTACAACGGTCGGCTGAGTATGCAATGTGTGTTTCTCAGGGCGCTGTTCCTCCTGAGTAAAGGAATGGTAAGTCTCAAATTATTTTATGAAAAGAATTTTGTATCTGTCATGTGTGTTTTAGTAAGTATTAACAGATATCTTAAGTATGCAATGCACTCATAGCATGGGTATAAACTAATATTTTGCACTAGAGAATCcataccataatgttctgtttatCCTTTGTATCAGCTCCTACTGATGGAGAGGAAGCTGGGGGAGGTGCACCCTCTGCTCACGCTGTGCGGGACGATCGTGGAGAACTGGCAGGGAAACCCCATCCAGAAAGAGTCTCTCCGGGTATTTTTCCTGGTGCTGCAGGTCACACACTATCTGGATGCCGGACAGGTAAAGACGCCTGTCAGGCTGGATCAAATCCACCGATGCACTAACTGTGGTCCACAAGGGCAATAACACCCAACATTGTAGTCATGCACCCCTGGACAAGATGGCCTATATGCTTTCCCACTCATTTGTAGTGTAGTTGAAACAGCTTCACTGGTATTGACCACCTCCATGTTATGTTGCAGGTGAAGAGTGTGAAGCCCTGTCTTAAGCAACTGCAGCAGTGCATCCAGACCATCTCTACACTCCATGATGATGAGATCCTGCCCAGTAACCCTGCTGACCTCTTCCACTGGCTGCCCAAGGAACACATGTGTGTTCTCGTCTACCTGGTGAGCCCCATATTTTCCCTTCTCATCTGATACCTGAGGACTGATCCCCCACAGACACTGGTGCAGATCTGAAAGGATTGGATAGGTAAAAGCAACATGGTATATGGTAAAAACCTTGTTCTCTATATGTTCCAGGTGACTGTCATGCACTCCATGCAAGCAGGGTATTTGGAGAAGGCACAGAAATACACAGACAAAGCACTCATGCAGCTTGAGAAACTAAAAAGTAAGTGATTTGAAGCCCACATGCGTTGCCTCTTTTCTGTACCACTATCAAAATCATCTGTTTAACACCCACTGTTGTCTAAAATGTCCCACCCCCCTTATTTCAGTGCTGGACAGCAGTCCCATCCTTTCAACGTTCCAGGTCATTCTGCTGGAGCACATCATCATGTGTCGGCTAGTCACTGGTCACAAGGCTACTGCATTACAAGAGGTAATGTAGAAGCATCCATGGACCAATCTTATTTCTGTTTTACTCATTCACTCTGAACATAAACACTGTGCGAAGTTACAGCGGAATGTTTAAAAGTTCAATCAAAGTAGCTACTGGAATATATGATGGGCAATTTCATGCCCATTGACAGTTGAGATGATGActttctctctccatatcccagaTCTCCCAGGTCTGCCAACTGTGCCAACAGTCCCCCAGGTTATTCACCAATCACGCTGCCCAACTCCACACTCTACTAGTAAGTATTTGAAACCTTCACCCAGAATACATACCCTCAATTCACTATCTTGAATAACAGTTTACCACCCACTTCTCTAACTGGAACTCTAAAACTCCCTTCGTTTAACTTTTTCCAATTTTCAGGGCCTGTATTGCATATCTGTCAACTGTATGGACAACGCAGAGGCACAGTTCACCGCCGCTTTGCGGGTAAGTGACGTAAGTCGTAACGCTAAGCTTATTATACGGGTTCTCTCTGCATGCGTTCAATATGTATTACATTGTCACGTTTTGGATAGTAAGTTCATCTGTAGGTGTTTCTTTTCCAGCTAACCACACACCAGGAACTGTGGGCGTTCATTGTGACAAACCTGGCCAGCGTCTACATCAGGGAAGGAAACAGACACCAGGAGGTTagtagacacgcacacacactattCATTTTTACTCAAAATAAAGTATTGTTAACTGTATTAACCTTGTTTTCTTTTAAAGCTCTACAGTCTCCTTGAGAGGATAAACCCTGATCACAACTTTCCTGTGAGGTGTGTTAATACGTATTGCATAACACAGATATTTTAATGGTTGCTCAATTTTGCTTTGTAATCCAAACACATTCTCAGAGCCAAATACCTTCTTTTTTTTACGGCTAAGAATGCCGCCCGTTGCTGAGCTGGTGTATTTGACTACAAGCTGACGGGCTTGTTTGTTTGGTTGTGTTGCAGCTCTCACTGTCTCCGTGCTGCAGCTTTCTACATCCGAGGACTCCTGTCCTTCTTCCAAGGACGCTACAACGAGGCCAAGTgagtctcccccacctcctcttttACGGAGTTGCTGAGAAGTGTCCCATAAGTCCTCAAATTTTCTGTGGGAATTGGAAAATACATAATTTCATAATGATACTCTTATTACAGACGGTTCCTTAGAGAAACTCTGAAGATGTCCAATGCGGAGGACCTGAATAGACTGACAGCCTGCTCACTGGTTCTGCTAGGCCATATATTCTATGTACTGGGAAACCACAGGGTAAGATCACTCCACAATGGTCACAAATTGATATTTTTCAAGGAACATCTACCCTGCCCCTTTACAAAAATGATGTATGGGTCAATAGCCTACTGTATAGTATACATTTTATTCAACGTGTGCGGAAAAAAGTAtttgtgtatgtacagttgaaggcggaagtttacatacacttaggttggagtcattaacttgtttttcaaccactccactaatttcttgttaacaaactatagttttggcaagtcagttaggacagctactttgtgcatgtaatttttccaacaattgtttacagacagattatttaacttataattcactgtatcacaattccagtgggtcagaagtttacatacactaagttgactgtctttaaacagcttggtaaagtccagaaaattatgtaatggctttagaagcatctgataggctaattgacatcatttgagtcaattggaggtgtatctgtggatgtatttcaaggtctcccttcaaacgcagtgcctctttgcttgacatcatgggaaaatcaaaagaaatcagccaagacctcagaaaacaaattgtagacctccacaagtctggttcagtcTTGGGAGCTatttctaaacgcctgaaggtaccacgttcatctgtacaaacaatagtacgcaagtataaacaccatgggaccacgcagccatcatgccgctcaggaaggagacgtgttctgtctcctagagatgaatgtactttggtgcgaaaagtgcaaatcaatcccagaacaacagcaaaggaccttgtgaagatgctggaggaaacaggtacaaaagtatctacagtcaaatgagtcctatattgacataacctgaaggccgctcagcaaggaagaagccactgctccaaaactgacataaaaaagccagattacggtttgcaactgcacatggggacaaagattgtactttttggagaagtgtcctctggtctgatgaaacaaaaatagaactgtttggccataatgaccatcgttatgtttggaggaaacagGGGAgccttgcaagcagaagaacaccatcccaaccgtgaagcatgggggtgacaGCATTATGTTggtggggtgttttgctgcaggagggactggtgcacttcacaaaataatggCATTGTGAGGAAGGAAaaggatgtggatatattgaagcaacatctcaagacatcagcaaggaagttaaagcttggtcgcatggacaatgacctcaagcatacttccaaagttgtggcaaaatggcttaaggacaacaaagtcgaggtagtggagtggccatcacaaagccctgacctcaatcctatagaaaattgtaggcagaactgaaaaggcgtgtgccatcgaggaggcctacaaacctgactccgttacatcagctctgtcaggaggaatgggccaaaagtcacccaacttattgtgggacgcttgtggaaggctacctgaaacatttgacccaagttaagcaatttaaaggcaatgctaccaaatactaattgagtgtatgtaaacttctgacccactgggaatgtgatgaaagaaatataaaagctgaactaaatcattctctctactattattctgacatttcacattctgaaaataaagtggtgatcctaaagacagggaatttttacaaggattaaatgtcaggaattgtgaaaaactgagtttaaatgtatttgactaaggtgtaggtaaacttctgactcaaACTGTAGCTTGCGTAAcaatatgttgttgtttttctccaGGAGAGCAACAACATGGTGGTTCCAGCGATGCAGCTGGCCAGCaagatccctgacatgtctgtcCAGCTGTGGTCCTCTGCCCTTTTAAAAGGTACGTCCCTACCTGTGCATTTCTTTTGTCTTTGGATTGAGCTTCAATGCTCCCTACTAAGCTTAAAGTATTTGATGTAGGTTTCCTTGACCACACTGTTTTTGTCTTGTCCCTGTAGATCTGAACAAGGCCCTGGGAAATACCATAGATGCCCATGAAGCTGCTCAGATGCACCAGAACTTCTCCCAGCAGCTTCTCCAGGACCACATCGCTGCCTGCAGCCTCCCCGAACACAACCTAATCAGCGTACATATCAATTTATCTTTAACTTTTTTATCTTGAATTATTACTGCCGTAAAAGTTGTGTATTGTAAATAGATAATATaggttgtttagctgtgtttctgttgtctgtctggctCAGATGGGTAATTAACAATACTAATCTCCTCTGTGACAGTGGACGGACGGCCCACCACCTGGGCAGTTTCAAGCCCAGAACGGCCCGACAACCAGCCTGGCCAGCCTGCTATGAACACATGGCTCCGTCATACACATGCatacgagagagcgagagcaaacTGACAACACACAAGGGCTACCATTCTTCTAGCCTCAAAGATGTCTATACTTCAACTATCGTTTCTTTACGTCTTTTGAAAATTAGAGGGGTACTGGGAAAACATAGTAGCAGTTATACAATTAATTTATTAATGTTGATATTTTTGTAACTTTAGCAAAATATTTGACCGCTTTTCTTTGTATGAATGCCATTTTTCCTTTGCATGGAAGTTACTGATGTTGATTAATTCTTCAACTGTTGCTAATCATTTGCTGAGGATTTCACAGCTAGTCATTGTTTTCTAGCACCGCATCCACGTGAATTAGTGTAGGTACACTTGGCATTACTTCTCATGGATTGACCCAGCAACATGTTTTGTTTCATGTTAAGTTTGGACTTGAATGTTAAATTGGTAGTGTTGAGATAAAGGGTTTGAATATCTTCCTGAAAGAGTGCATGAGAGAATAGTGAAGGAGTTGGAATGTTCATTGGTGCAGTTTCTTAATGGACCAGCAGGTGTCCCTTTTGAGCTGTGATTTGATAAACCTGCTTTGAGAGAGGAATATTTGTTGTAACATTTGGCATGTCATAGATCACCGATTTGCCCATTTTAAAGATGCATCACAAACACAACTATTATTGGATATACATATGAATTCTAGTTCATTTATTGAGTTCCATAGATCATGAAGATGGACATTTTTTGAACATACAAGAAACTTTTGGATAAAGAGAAATCAGTGTATTACTTTTTGTTATGTTATAATTTGTCTAGTTAAAGGTTTTCTTTACAATACATTGTATACATATACCACATGGGAAACCTTTATTGTACAGTGACATTTTATAAAGTAAATGTAGTCAAGTGTGTAATGTATTTTAACTACCAGTATCACATGTAGAAATCCAACTCAATGCTTGCTATTTAAGTCAATCTATATGGACACGTCAGAAGCTTGAGTATTTGCCATATTCTATCCAATGCCTATGTTTTTATTGATTATATTGTTTTTCAATATTTTTGGGGACAAAGTCTGAATAAATGTGGTATTTGCAACCGTTTTGTGTTGTttcaaaaaagaaaaaaagtatttgtcacatgccgaatacaacaggtgtagtagaccttacagtgaaatgcttacttacaagcccttaaccaacaatgcagttttaagaaaaatacctaaagAAAGAAAAGTTACAAatatttaaagagcagcagtaaaagaaCAAtagcgaagctatatacaggatgtaccggtacagagtcaatgtgcggaggcaccggttagtcgaggtaattgaggtaatatgtacatgtaggtagagttattaaagtggctatgcatagataataacagagtagcagcagcatatgggGGGgcagtgcaaatagtctgggtagccatttgattagatgttcaggagtcttatggcttgggggttagatgctgtttagaagcctcttggacctagacttggcgctccagtaccgcttgccgtgtggtagcaatgggaaaacagtctatgactagggtagctggagtctgacaatttttagggcatttctctgacaccgcctggtacagaggtTCTGGATgggaggaagcttggccccagtgatgtactgggccgtatgcactaccctctgtttgTCCGTGGCAGATTTGATCATCTTCAATTTATCATGACTTTTCCCACGAACATGTAGTGAAATGCATGCATATGATTTCATACCATGATACCTATTTATGAAAGACATGTCAACATGAGTCATAGGTGAGTGCAATTCACCCCCTGAATTAATTAATTGTAAATTATTGACCCCAAtgccctgtaaaacaacacatttcactgcacctactgTATGCTACAATCTTTAACTTCATGCATAATGGTCAGTTGTGCTGTGTGTGCAGTGCACCAAGACTAAAGTCAAATGGGAGCAATGAAATAGAATGATTAAATAGGCCTAAGAAATGTACAGAAAAACTGATGCTTCTTTTGCACCATTTGAAATTTGCGCCGTTTGTGGCCAAGACCTTTCAAGtctcaagttttaatgtcacatgcaaaAGTACAGTGAACTGCTTTTCTTCTTGCAAGCTCTAATCAATAACAATATAATACTAAAAATAACATAAgagaaaacaaaaacacacaagaaatagAAATAATAAGAACAAAAGAAAGTAAGTAGGCTATATTCAGCGTCAGTCAGTTCCTTATTCACAatgtgcagtctactggagtgcagtttACTGGAGTGCAgactactggagtgcagtctactggagtgcaggctactggagtgcaggctactggagtgcattttactggagtgcaggctactgagtgcagtctactggagtgcaggctacttgagtgcagtctactggagtgcaggctacttgagtgcagtctactggagtgcagtctactggagtgcagtctactggagtgcaggctactggagtgcaggctacttgagtgcaTTCTACTGGAGTGcattctactggagtgcaggctacttgagtgcagtctactggagtgcaggctactggagtgcagtctactggagtgcaggctactggagtgcaggctactggagtgcagtctactggagtgcaggctactggagtgcattctactggagtgcaggctacttgagtgcagtctactggagtgcaggctactggagtgcagtctactggagtgcaggctactggagtgcaggctactggagtgcattctactggagtgcaggctactggagtgcggtctcctggagtgcaggctacttgagtgcagtctactggagtgcagtctactggagtgcaggctacttgagtgcagtctactggagtgcaggtgcagcagtctactggagtgcagtctactggagtgcagtctactggagtgcagtctactggagtgcagtctactggagtgcaggctactggagtgcaggctacttgagtgcattctactggagtgcagtctactggagtgcaggctacttgagtgcagtctactggagtgcaggctactggagtgcagtctactggagtgcaggctactggagtgcaggctactggagtgcagtctactggagtgcaggctactggagtgcattctactggagtgcaggctacttgagtgcagtctactggagtgctggagtgcaggctactggagtgcaggctactggagtgcattctactggagtgcaggctactggagtgcagtctcctggagtgcaggctacttgagtgcagtctactggagtgcagtctactggagtgcaggctacttgagtgcagtctactggagtgcagtctactggagtgcatgctactggagtgcagtctactgtagTGCAGtctacttgagtgcagtctactggagtgcaggctactggagtgcaggctacttgagtgcaTTCTACTGGAGTGcattctactggagtgcaggctacttgagtgcagtctactggagtgcaggctactggagtgcagtctactggagtgcagtctacttgagtgcagtctactggagtgcaggctactggagtgcagtctactggagtgcagtctactggagtgcaggctactggagtgcaggctactggagtgcagtctacttgaGTGCAGCAGTCTGCTGGAGTGCAGGCTGCActactgagtgcagtctactggagtgcaggctactgagtgcactgagtgcaggctacttgagtgcagGCTCTGGAGTgcactggagtgcaggctactggagtgcagtctactggagtgcaggctactggagtgcagtctactggagtgcagtctactggagtgcagtctactggagtgcaggctactggagtgcaggagtgcaggctactgagtgcagtctactggagtgcagtgctACTACTGAGTGCAGCAGCTactgagtgcaggctactggagtgagtgcagtgcaggctactggagtgcaggctactggagtgcaggctactggagtgcattctactggagtgcagctactggagtgcaggctactggagtgcaggctactggagtgcaggctactgagtgcagtctactggagtgcaggcttgagtgcagtctactggagtgcaggctacttgagtgcagtctactgagtgcagtctactggagtgcagtctacagtgcaggctactggagtgcagtctactgagtgcagtctactggagtgcaggctactggagtgcaggctactggagtgcagtctacttgagtgcagtctactggagtgcaggctactggagtgcaggctacttgagtgcagtctactggagtgcagtctacttgagtgcagtctactggagtgcaggctacttgagtgcagtctactggagtgcatgctactggagtgcaggctactggagtgcagtctactggagtgcagtctacttgagtgcagtctactggagtgcaggctactggagtgcaggctactggagtgcaggcacTGAGTGCTACTTGAGTGCAGTCTCTgcactggagtgcaggctacttgagtgcagtctactggagtgcaggctactggagtgcagtctactggagtgcagtctacttgagtgcagtctactggagtgcagtctactggagtgcagtctactggagtgcaggctacttgagtgcagtctactggagtgcaggctactggagtgcaggctactggagtgcagtctactgagtgcagtctactgagtgcagctactggagtgcaggctacttgagtgcTGGAGTGcattctactggagtgcaggctacttgagtgcagtctactggagtgcagactacagtgcagtctactggagtgcagtctactgagtGCAGTCTGCAgtctggagtgcaggctacttgagtgcagtctactggagtgcaggctactggagtgcagtctactgagtGCAGTCTGCAGTGCAGtctacttgagtgcagtctactggagtgcagtctactggagtgcaggctactgagtgcaggctactggagtgcagtctactggagtgcagtctactggagtgcagtctactgagtgcagtctactggagtgcaggagtgcagtctactggagtgcaggctactgagtgcagtgcagtgcaggctactggagtgcaggctactggagtgcagtctactggagtgcagtctacttgaGTGCActactgagtgcagtctactggagtgcaggctactggagtgcaggctactggagtgcaggctactggagtgcaggctactggagtgcagtctactggagtgcagtctactggagtgcagtctactggagtgcagtctactggagtgcaggctactggagtgcagtctactggagtgcagtctactggagtgctactggagtgcagtctactggagtgcaggctacttgagtgcagtcactggagtgcaggctactggagtgcaggctactggagtgcaggctactggagtgcaggctactggagtgctggagtgcagtctactggagtgcagtctactggagtgcaggctactggagtgcagtctactggagtgcaggctctgcactggagtgcaggctacttgagtgcagtctactgtgagtgcaggctactgagtgcagtctactggagtgcagctactgagtgcagtctactggagtgcagtctactggagtgcagtctactggagtgcagtctactggagtgcaggctactggagtgcaggtctactggagtgcaggctactgagtgcagtctactggagtgcagtgca is a genomic window of Oncorhynchus nerka isolate Pitt River linkage group LG24, Oner_Uvic_2.0, whole genome shotgun sequence containing:
- the LOC115108273 gene encoding MAU2 chromatid cohesion factor homolog isoform X3, yielding MASNVEAPESWYLALLGFAEHFRTSSPPKIRLCVHCLQAVFQFKPPQRVEARTHLQLGSVLYHHTKNSELARSHLEKAWLISQQIPQFEDVKFEAASLLSELYCQQVPNLVDSAKPLLRKAIQISQQTPYWHCRLLFQLAQLHTLEKDLVSACDLLGVGAEYARVVGSEYTRALFLLSKGMLLLMERKLGEVHPLLTLCGTIVENWQGNPIQKESLRVFFLVLQVTHYLDAGQVKSVKPCLKQLQQCIQTISTLHDDEILPSNPADLFHWLPKEHMCVLVYLVTVMHSMQAGYLEKAQKYTDKALMQLEKLKMLDSSPILSTFQVILLEHIIMCRLVTGHKATALQEISQVCQLCQQSPRLFTNHAAQLHTLLGLYCISVNCMDNAEAQFTAALRLTTHQELWAFIVTNLASVYIREGNRHQELYSLLERINPDHNFPVSSHCLRAAAFYIRGLLSFFQGRYNEAKRFLRETLKMSNAEDLNRLTACSLVLLGHIFYVLGNHRESNNMVVPAMQLASKIPDMSVQLWSSALLKDLNKALGNTIDAHEAAQMHQNFSQQLLQDHIAACSLPEHNLISWTDGPPPGQFQAQNGPTTSLASLL
- the LOC115108273 gene encoding MAU2 chromatid cohesion factor homolog isoform X2, encoding MASNVEAPESWYLALLGFAEHFRTSSPPKIRLCVHCLQAVFQFKPPQRVEARTHLQLGSVLYHHTKNSELARSHLEKAWLISQQIPQFEDVKFEAASLLSELYCQQNLVDSAKPLLRKAIQISQQTPYWHCRLLFQLAQLHTLEKDLVSACDLLGVGAEYARVVGSEYTRALFLLSKGMLLLMERKLGEVHPLLTLCGTIVENWQGNPIQKESLRVFFLVLQVTHYLDAGQVKSVKPCLKQLQQCIQTISTLHDDEILPSNPADLFHWLPKEHMCVLVYLVTVMHSMQAGYLEKAQKYTDKALMQLEKLKMLDSSPILSTFQVILLEHIIMCRLVTGHKATALQEISQVCQLCQQSPRLFTNHAAQLHTLLGLYCISVNCMDNAEAQFTAALRVSDLTTHQELWAFIVTNLASVYIREGNRHQELYSLLERINPDHNFPVSSHCLRAAAFYIRGLLSFFQGRYNEAKRFLRETLKMSNAEDLNRLTACSLVLLGHIFYVLGNHRESNNMVVPAMQLASKIPDMSVQLWSSALLKDLNKALGNTIDAHEAAQMHQNFSQQLLQDHIAACSLPEHNLISWTDGPPPGQFQAQNGPTTSLASLL
- the LOC115108273 gene encoding MAU2 chromatid cohesion factor homolog isoform X1; its protein translation is MASNVEAPESWYLALLGFAEHFRTSSPPKIRLCVHCLQAVFQFKPPQRVEARTHLQLGSVLYHHTKNSELARSHLEKAWLISQQIPQFEDVKFEAASLLSELYCQQVPNLVDSAKPLLRKAIQISQQTPYWHCRLLFQLAQLHTLEKDLVSACDLLGVGAEYARVVGSEYTRALFLLSKGMLLLMERKLGEVHPLLTLCGTIVENWQGNPIQKESLRVFFLVLQVTHYLDAGQVKSVKPCLKQLQQCIQTISTLHDDEILPSNPADLFHWLPKEHMCVLVYLVTVMHSMQAGYLEKAQKYTDKALMQLEKLKMLDSSPILSTFQVILLEHIIMCRLVTGHKATALQEISQVCQLCQQSPRLFTNHAAQLHTLLGLYCISVNCMDNAEAQFTAALRVSDLTTHQELWAFIVTNLASVYIREGNRHQELYSLLERINPDHNFPVSSHCLRAAAFYIRGLLSFFQGRYNEAKRFLRETLKMSNAEDLNRLTACSLVLLGHIFYVLGNHRESNNMVVPAMQLASKIPDMSVQLWSSALLKDLNKALGNTIDAHEAAQMHQNFSQQLLQDHIAACSLPEHNLISWTDGPPPGQFQAQNGPTTSLASLL
- the LOC115108273 gene encoding MAU2 chromatid cohesion factor homolog isoform X4, translated to MASNVEAPESWYLALLGFAEHFRTSSPPKIRLCVHCLQAVFQFKPPQRVEARTHLQLGSVLYHHTKNSELARSHLEKAWLISQQIPQFEDVKFEAASLLSELYCQQNLVDSAKPLLRKAIQISQQTPYWHCRLLFQLAQLHTLEKDLVSACDLLGVGAEYARVVGSEYTRALFLLSKGMLLLMERKLGEVHPLLTLCGTIVENWQGNPIQKESLRVFFLVLQVTHYLDAGQVKSVKPCLKQLQQCIQTISTLHDDEILPSNPADLFHWLPKEHMCVLVYLVTVMHSMQAGYLEKAQKYTDKALMQLEKLKMLDSSPILSTFQVILLEHIIMCRLVTGHKATALQEISQVCQLCQQSPRLFTNHAAQLHTLLGLYCISVNCMDNAEAQFTAALRLTTHQELWAFIVTNLASVYIREGNRHQELYSLLERINPDHNFPVSSHCLRAAAFYIRGLLSFFQGRYNEAKRFLRETLKMSNAEDLNRLTACSLVLLGHIFYVLGNHRESNNMVVPAMQLASKIPDMSVQLWSSALLKDLNKALGNTIDAHEAAQMHQNFSQQLLQDHIAACSLPEHNLISWTDGPPPGQFQAQNGPTTSLASLL